A window of the Drosophila simulans strain w501 chromosome 2L, Prin_Dsim_3.1, whole genome shotgun sequence genome harbors these coding sequences:
- the LOC6730459 gene encoding tetratricopeptide repeat protein 8, translated as MVIDSYPEPNQFEPYRKTLSIWRVYTYTCERPVSRYQKPQQRRNLQIKSRGKESFFPSVTTKDKGRESMASAMLATLELDYFRAVSLYRRRSYERCAELCNALLQAGHDGHVQLFTTKEVEEEEQHQQQQAEHSRFGSNLQRIGPRPRGAAGGGAGAVDSGPSIMMPTWLMEGVWQLKMRALTQRVYVDDLDEDDGGNEATEEVEFERIATAARPGSSIKTAFQPRPLTSQRAQQARSRGSGVAHSSDGRLNSSRPGSAAVARPGTSLSRPGSSLGSRCGTASRIRATSAAAFNVGDATSKLYQASRLNPTIYAERETLVKALFQFLYYHEADVQKAHSLCQAVLEVERQKPSGSTGCTLSWWWQQQMGRCLLALHYPRRAEPFLQQSLASFPHPDTYLLLSRVYQRIKQPDRALLVIGEVVDSRPFDVTYRLEQARIHQAMEQQEDALQLYRLVAKLHPINVESLASIAVGYFYDNNPEMALMYYRRILSLGAQSPELYCNIALCCLYGGQIDLVLPCFQRALATATQPGQKADIWYNLSFVAVTSGDFNLAKRCLQLCLTSDAQNGAALNNLAVLAAQSGDILGAKSYLNAAKDVMPDAAEVTTNLHFMDVHYKL; from the exons ATGGTAATCGACTCGTACCCCGAACCTAACCAATTCGAGCCATACCGGAAGACCCTTTCCATATGGCGAGTATACACCTATACCTGCGAGAGGCCAGTCAGTCGATACCAGAAACCGCAGCAGCGGAGGAATCTACAAATTAAGTCCCGTGGAAAAGAG AGTTTTTTTCCGAGTGTGACAACTAAAGACAAAGGACGCGAATCGATGGCATCAGCGATGCTGGCGACTCTGGAGCTGGACTACTTCAGGGCGGTGTCCCTCTACCGTCGACGCTCCTACGAGAGGTGTGCGGAGCTGTGCAACGCACTCCTGCAGGCCGGTCACGATGGCCATGTCCAACTGTTCACCAccaaggaggtggaggaggaggagcagcaccagcagcagcaggcggagcaCAGCAGATTCGGTAGCAATTTGCAACGCATTGGCCCTAGGCCaagaggagcagctggaggtgGAGCCGGGGCAGTTGACTCTGGGCCGTCCATCATGATGCCCACTTGGCTGATGGAGGGCGTGTGGCAATTAAAGATGCGCGCCCTTACGCAGCGCGTGTACGTGGACGACCTGGACGAGGACGATGGCGGGAATGAGG CCACCGAGGAAGTGGAGTTTGAGCGTATAGCCACTGCTGCTCGACCGGGAAGCAGTATAAAGACCGCTttccagccacgcccccttacCAGTCAGAGGGCGCAGCAGGCGCGGAGCAGGGGTTCCGGAGTGGCCCACTCCAGTGATGGCCGCTTAAATAGTTCCCGGCCAGGATCGGCGGCAGTGGCTCGACCTGGCACAAGTCTCAGTCGACCGGGATCCTCGCTGGGATCTCGTTGCGGAACCGCCTCCAGGATTCGAGCCACCTCGGCAGCGGCTTTCAATGTAGGTGATGCCACTTCGAAACTGTACCAGGCGTCCCGTCTGAATCCCACCATATACGCCGAACGGGAAACGCTTGTGAAAGCCTTGTTTCAGTTCCTCTACTACCACGAAGCGGATGTGCAAAAAGCCCACTCCCTTTGTCAAGCGGTTCTGGAAGTTGAGCGCCAGAAGCCCAGTGGGTCCACTGGATGCACACTGTCCTGGTGGTGGCAACAGCAGATGGGCCGATGTCTTCTTGCCCTGCATTACCCACGAAGAGCGGAGCCCTTTCTGCAGCAATCCCTGGCCAGCTTTCCCCATCCGGACACTTATCTACTCCTCTCCAGAGTATACCAAAGAATAAAGCAACCCGATCGAGCTTTGCTCGTGATCGGCGAAGTGGTGGACTCGCGACCCTTTGACGTCACCTACCGTCTGGAGCAGGCGAGAATCCACCAGGCCATGGAACAGCAGGAGGACGCACTGCAGCTCTACAGACTGGTTGCCAAACTGCATCCAATCAATGTGGAATCTCTCGCCAGCATTGCTGTGGGCTACTTTTACGACAACAATCCGGAAATGGCG TTGATGTACTACCGGAGGATTTTGTCCTTGGGAGCCCAGTCTCCTGAGCTCTACTGCAATATAGCGCTGTGTTGTCTATATGGCGGGCAAATCGACTTGGTTCTGCCGTGTTTCCAACGAGCTTTGGCCACGGCTACCCAACCCGGCCAAAAGGCAGACATCTGGTATAATCTCAGTTTTGTGGCGGTG ACTTCTGGTGACTTCAACTTAGCCAAAAGATGTCTCCAACTATGCCTCACATCAGATGCCCAGAATGGAGCCGCACTTAATAACTTGGCTGTGTTGGCTGCTCAGTCTGGAGACATTTTGGGGGCCAAGTCCTACCTGAATGCAGCCAAGGATGTGATGCCCGATGCTGCGGAGGTAACCACCAATCTGCACTTCATGGATGTGCATTACAAGCTATAA